The following are encoded together in the Paludisphaera mucosa genome:
- a CDS encoding HD domain-containing protein — MERQALIQALEAAFARLADARDAGHDVHHARRVRDNAMRIADREGGDRVVLLAAAYLHDLVSPPKDSPDRARASALSAEAAGPVLRELGLDEERVAGAQHAIHAHSFSAGVETKTIEARILQDADRLEALGAIGVARTFYTAGLMNSAMFDADDPFAASRPLDDRRYALDHFAAKLLKLPATMKTEAGRALAEERLGVMRAFLDAIAAELGVAAGW; from the coding sequence ATGGAACGGCAAGCCTTGATCCAGGCCCTCGAAGCCGCCTTCGCCCGCCTCGCCGACGCGCGCGACGCCGGGCACGACGTGCACCACGCGCGGCGGGTGCGGGACAACGCCATGCGCATCGCGGACCGCGAGGGGGGCGATCGGGTCGTGCTGCTGGCGGCGGCCTACCTGCACGACCTGGTGAGCCCGCCGAAGGATTCGCCCGACCGCGCACGGGCCTCGGCGCTCTCGGCGGAGGCGGCGGGCCCGGTGCTGCGCGAGCTGGGGCTCGACGAGGAGCGCGTCGCAGGGGCGCAGCACGCGATCCACGCCCACAGCTTCTCGGCCGGGGTCGAGACGAAGACGATCGAGGCGCGGATCCTCCAGGACGCCGACCGCCTGGAGGCGCTGGGGGCGATCGGCGTGGCGCGGACCTTCTACACCGCCGGCCTGATGAACTCGGCGATGTTCGACGCCGACGACCCGTTCGCCGCGAGCCGCCCGCTCGACGACCGCCGCTACGCGCTCGACCACTTCGCCGCCAAGCTGCTCAAGCTCCCCGCGACCATGAAGACCGAGGCCGGCCGCGCCCTGGCCGAGGAGCGCCTCGGCGTCATGCGCGCATTCCTCGACGCGATCGCCGCCGAGCTGGGCGTCGCGGCCGGCTGGTGA